In the Mycolicibacterium thermoresistibile genome, one interval contains:
- the acs gene encoding acetate--CoA ligase — MSETHTEAQSVYPPPAEFAAQSNATADLYREAEADRLAFWARQAERLTWAKPFEQVLDWSEAPFAKWFVGGRLNVAYNCVDRHVEAGNGDRVAIYWEGEPVGDSRTLTYAQLKDEVSKAANALTRLGLRTGDRVAIYMPMIPEAIISMLACARLGVLHSVVFAGFSSSALTARIQDAEAKLLITADGQYRRGNAVPLKTNADEAVQNQPTVEHVLVVRRTGLDVPWTEGRDVWWHDAVDNASTEHTPDAFDSEHPLFLLYTSGTTGKPKGIVHTTGGFLTQTAYSHHYVFDIKPETDVFWCTADIGWVTGHSYIVFGPLANGASQVVYEGTPNSPDEHRHFQIIEKYGVTIYYTAPTLIRTFMKWGREIPDAHDLSSLRLLGSVGEPINPEAWRWYRKVIGGDRTPVVDTWWQTETGAIMISPLPGVTAAKPGAAMAPLPGISAQIVDDDGDRIPNSPEGGEPITGYLVLDQPWPAMLRGIWNDPERYRETYWQRFESKGWYFAGDGARYDADGDIWVLGRIDDVMNVSGHRISTAEVESALVGHSGVAEAAVVGASDPQTGQAICAFVILEADAKDNDNMVEELRAQVAREISPIAKPREIHVVPELPKTRSGKIMRRLLRDVAEGRELGDTSTLVDPNVFEAIRATKGGPS, encoded by the coding sequence ATGTCCGAGACGCACACTGAAGCCCAGTCGGTCTACCCTCCCCCGGCTGAGTTCGCAGCCCAGTCCAACGCGACCGCAGACCTGTACCGGGAGGCCGAGGCCGACCGGCTGGCGTTCTGGGCCAGACAGGCCGAGCGGTTGACCTGGGCGAAACCGTTCGAGCAGGTGCTGGATTGGTCGGAGGCACCGTTCGCCAAGTGGTTCGTCGGCGGCCGCCTCAACGTCGCCTACAACTGCGTGGACCGCCACGTCGAAGCCGGCAACGGCGACCGGGTGGCCATCTACTGGGAGGGTGAGCCGGTCGGCGATTCCCGCACCCTGACCTACGCCCAACTCAAGGACGAGGTCAGCAAGGCCGCCAACGCGCTGACCCGGCTCGGACTGCGCACCGGGGACCGGGTCGCCATCTACATGCCGATGATCCCCGAGGCGATCATCTCGATGCTCGCCTGCGCCCGGCTGGGTGTGCTGCACAGCGTCGTGTTCGCCGGGTTCTCCTCCTCGGCGCTGACCGCGCGTATCCAGGACGCCGAGGCCAAACTCCTCATCACCGCCGACGGGCAGTACCGCCGCGGAAACGCGGTGCCGCTCAAGACGAACGCCGATGAGGCGGTGCAGAACCAACCCACCGTCGAACACGTTCTGGTGGTGCGGCGCACCGGCCTGGACGTGCCGTGGACCGAGGGTCGCGACGTGTGGTGGCACGACGCCGTGGACAACGCCTCCACCGAGCACACCCCCGACGCGTTCGACTCCGAACATCCGCTGTTTTTGCTGTACACCTCGGGCACCACCGGGAAACCGAAGGGCATCGTCCACACCACCGGCGGGTTCCTCACCCAGACGGCCTACAGCCACCACTACGTCTTCGACATCAAACCGGAGACCGACGTGTTCTGGTGCACCGCCGACATCGGCTGGGTCACCGGGCACAGCTACATCGTGTTCGGGCCGCTGGCCAACGGGGCCAGCCAGGTGGTGTACGAGGGCACCCCGAACTCGCCCGATGAGCACCGGCACTTCCAGATCATCGAAAAGTACGGTGTCACCATCTATTACACGGCCCCGACATTGATCCGCACGTTCATGAAGTGGGGCCGGGAGATCCCGGACGCGCACGATCTGTCCAGCCTGCGACTGCTCGGTTCGGTGGGTGAGCCGATCAACCCGGAGGCCTGGCGGTGGTACCGCAAGGTGATCGGCGGTGACCGCACCCCGGTGGTCGACACCTGGTGGCAGACCGAGACCGGCGCCATCATGATCTCCCCGCTGCCCGGCGTGACGGCGGCGAAGCCGGGCGCGGCAATGGCCCCGCTGCCCGGCATCTCCGCCCAGATCGTCGATGACGACGGCGATCGCATCCCGAACAGCCCCGAGGGCGGCGAACCGATCACCGGGTACCTGGTGCTCGACCAGCCGTGGCCGGCGATGCTGCGCGGCATCTGGAACGATCCCGAGCGCTACCGCGAAACCTATTGGCAGCGTTTCGAATCCAAGGGTTGGTACTTCGCCGGTGACGGCGCCCGCTACGACGCCGACGGCGACATCTGGGTGCTGGGCCGCATCGACGACGTGATGAACGTGTCCGGACACCGCATCTCGACCGCTGAGGTGGAATCCGCTCTGGTCGGCCACTCCGGGGTGGCCGAAGCCGCGGTGGTCGGCGCCAGCGACCCGCAGACCGGCCAGGCGATCTGCGCGTTCGTCATCCTGGAGGCCGACGCCAAGGACAACGACAACATGGTCGAGGAACTGCGGGCGCAGGTGGCCCGGGAGATCTCCCCCATCGCCAAACCCCGGGAGATCCATGTGGTGCCCGAGCTGCCCAAGACCCGCAGCGGCAAGATCATGCGCCGGCTGCTCCGCGACGTCGCCGAGGGCCGCGAACTCGGGGACACCTCGACGCTGGTCGATCCGAACGTGTTCGAAGCCATCCGGGCCACCAAGGGTGGGCCGAGCTAG
- a CDS encoding S1 family peptidase, with product MLPIVALTGLLVAALVPSVVAHAAGPVPLGGGSGLVVNGETLCTLTTIGHDNRGALVGFTSAHCGGPGAVVSAEGAEDAGVLGTMVAGNDALDYAVIEFDPQKVIPVNEVNGFRIDGLGPDPVFGEIACKLGRTTGHSCGVTWGPGQQPGTIVNQVCGQPGDSGAPVTVNNRLVGMIHGAFSEVLPTCVVKFIPLHTPAVTISFNTQLADINAKNRPGAGFVPIGAVP from the coding sequence ATGTTGCCCATCGTCGCATTGACCGGGTTGCTGGTTGCGGCGCTGGTGCCGTCCGTCGTCGCCCACGCCGCCGGCCCGGTGCCGCTGGGCGGCGGTTCGGGCCTGGTGGTCAATGGTGAGACGTTGTGCACGCTGACCACGATCGGTCACGACAACCGTGGCGCGCTGGTCGGATTCACCTCGGCGCACTGCGGCGGCCCGGGCGCGGTGGTGTCCGCCGAGGGCGCCGAGGACGCCGGAGTGCTGGGCACCATGGTCGCCGGTAACGACGCGCTGGACTACGCGGTGATCGAGTTCGATCCGCAGAAGGTGATCCCGGTCAACGAGGTCAACGGATTCCGCATCGACGGGTTGGGGCCGGACCCGGTGTTCGGGGAGATCGCGTGCAAGCTGGGCCGCACCACCGGTCACTCCTGCGGGGTGACCTGGGGCCCGGGCCAGCAGCCGGGCACCATCGTGAACCAGGTGTGCGGTCAGCCGGGTGACTCCGGTGCGCCGGTCACGGTGAACAACCGGCTGGTCGGCATGATCCACGGCGCGTTCAGCGAGGTGTTGCCGACGTGCGTGGTCAAGTTCATCCCGCTGCACACGCCGGCGGTCACCATCTCGTTCAACACCCAGCTCGCCGACATCAACGCCAAGAACCGGCCGGGTGCGGGGTTCGTGCCGATCGGCGCCGTCCCCTGA
- a CDS encoding phage holin family protein, with protein MSTGERKNGVPTTVTSIPLVDPHAPKPDPSIGDLVKDATAQVSTLVRAEVELAKAEITRDVKRGLTGSVFFIAALTVLFYSTFFLFFFLAELLDTWLWRWAAFLIVFGIMVVVAAVLALFGYLKVRRIRGPKQTIESVRETREALTPGHDRAGAPTAPEATAGKPSDPSGW; from the coding sequence GTGAGCACTGGCGAGCGTAAGAATGGCGTGCCGACCACCGTCACCTCGATCCCCTTGGTCGACCCGCACGCGCCCAAACCCGATCCGTCGATCGGGGATCTCGTCAAAGACGCGACGGCACAGGTGTCGACGCTGGTGCGGGCCGAGGTCGAACTGGCCAAGGCCGAGATCACCCGCGACGTCAAACGCGGTCTCACCGGCAGCGTGTTCTTCATCGCCGCGCTGACCGTGCTGTTCTACTCCACGTTCTTCCTGTTCTTCTTCCTCGCCGAGCTGCTCGACACCTGGTTGTGGCGGTGGGCCGCGTTCCTGATCGTGTTCGGGATCATGGTCGTCGTCGCGGCCGTGCTCGCGCTGTTCGGATATCTGAAGGTGCGCCGCATCCGCGGGCCGAAGCAGACCATCGAATCGGTCAGGGAGACCCGCGAAGCCCTCACCCCCGGCCACGACCGGGCCGGGGCCCCGACCGCACCCGAGGCCACGGCCGGTAAACCGAGCGACCCATCCGGTTGGTGA
- a CDS encoding alpha/beta fold hydrolase, whose translation MPPPDPSVTRIDGPWRHHEVHANGIRFHVVEAEPDEADRRIPRTERPLVILLHGFGSFWYSWRHQLTGLTGLTGARVVAVDLRGYGGSDKPPRGYDGWTLAGDTAGLVRALGHPRAALVGHADGGLVCWATAVLHPRVVRSIALVSSPHPAALRASALSNRAQARALLPSLLSYQLPRWPERMLTKDDGARLERLVRSRAGAQWPATQDFATTVGHLRRAIQIPSAAHSALEYQRWAVRSQLRSEGHRFMRLMTRPVRVPVLHLHGESDPYVLADPVHRTQRHAPHGRYVSVPGAGHFAHEEAPAVVNEELGRFLTGRTGR comes from the coding sequence ATGCCGCCGCCCGACCCGTCGGTGACCCGCATCGACGGTCCCTGGCGTCACCACGAGGTGCACGCCAACGGCATCCGCTTCCACGTGGTGGAGGCCGAACCGGATGAGGCCGACCGGCGGATCCCGCGGACCGAGCGGCCGTTGGTCATCCTGCTGCACGGGTTCGGGTCGTTCTGGTACTCCTGGCGCCATCAGCTGACCGGCCTGACCGGACTGACCGGGGCGCGGGTGGTGGCGGTCGATCTGCGCGGCTACGGCGGCAGCGACAAACCGCCGCGCGGCTACGACGGCTGGACCCTGGCCGGTGACACCGCCGGGCTGGTCCGCGCACTCGGACATCCGCGCGCGGCGCTGGTCGGCCACGCCGACGGCGGGCTGGTCTGCTGGGCCACCGCGGTGCTGCATCCCCGGGTGGTGCGGTCGATCGCGCTGGTCAGCTCCCCGCATCCGGCGGCGTTACGGGCCTCGGCGCTGTCGAACCGCGCACAGGCGCGCGCCCTGCTGCCGTCACTGCTGAGCTATCAGCTGCCGCGCTGGCCGGAACGGATGTTGACCAAGGACGACGGCGCCCGGCTCGAGCGGCTGGTGCGCAGCCGGGCCGGCGCGCAGTGGCCGGCGACCCAGGACTTCGCCACCACCGTCGGGCATCTGCGCCGCGCCATCCAGATCCCCTCGGCGGCGCACTCCGCGCTGGAGTACCAGCGCTGGGCGGTGCGCAGCCAGCTGCGCAGCGAGGGACACCGGTTCATGCGGTTGATGACCCGGCCGGTCCGCGTTCCGGTGCTGCACCTGCACGGCGAGTCCGACCCGTACGTGCTGGCCGACCCGGTGCACCGGACGCAGCGCCACGCCCCGCACGGCCGCTACGTATCCGTGCCGGGCGCAGGGCATTTCGCCCACGAGGAAGCCCCCGCTGTGGTCAACGAGGAACTCGGCCGCTTCCTGACCGGCCGCACCGGCCGTTAA
- the marP gene encoding acid resistance serine protease MarP: protein MTAAQWLDFAILAVALIAAISGWRSGAVGSLMSFLGVVLGAVAGVLLAPHVVTYIDGARTRLFATLFLILALVVIGEIAGVVLGRAARSALRSGPVRALDSVTGVAMQLVAVLLAAWLLATPLASTSGQPAVAAAVSDSRLLSEVDKVAPEWLRSVPQRISALLDDSGLPDVLEPFGRTPIAAVDEPDPALAQDTVVGLTAPSVVKIRGVAEVCRKVLEGSGFVIAPNRVMSNAHVVAGADQVTIDADGQEYPATVVSYDPDIDISILDVPDLPLRPLQFVDHEAPPGTDAVAMGYPGGGDFVATPVRVRETITLKGPDIYQSKTVTRSVYTVRGSIKQGNSGGPMIDRSGKVLGVVFGAAVDDDDTGFVLTAKQVEHQIARVGNTEPVPTGQCVGAPAP, encoded by the coding sequence ATGACAGCGGCGCAATGGCTCGACTTCGCCATCCTCGCCGTGGCGTTGATCGCCGCGATCTCCGGGTGGCGCTCCGGCGCGGTGGGTTCGTTGATGTCCTTCCTGGGGGTGGTGCTCGGCGCGGTGGCCGGGGTGCTGCTGGCCCCGCACGTCGTCACCTACATCGACGGCGCCCGAACCCGGCTGTTCGCCACCCTGTTCCTGATCCTGGCGCTGGTGGTGATCGGCGAGATCGCCGGTGTGGTGCTGGGCCGCGCGGCGCGCAGCGCACTCCGCAGCGGGCCGGTGCGCGCGCTGGACTCGGTGACCGGCGTCGCGATGCAACTGGTGGCGGTGCTGCTCGCGGCCTGGCTGCTGGCCACCCCGCTGGCGTCGACGTCGGGTCAGCCGGCGGTGGCCGCCGCGGTGAGCGATTCACGACTGCTCTCCGAGGTCGACAAGGTCGCGCCGGAATGGTTGCGGTCGGTGCCGCAGCGTATCTCGGCGTTGCTCGACGACTCCGGGCTGCCCGATGTGCTGGAACCCTTCGGCCGCACCCCGATCGCCGCCGTCGACGAACCCGATCCGGCACTGGCCCAGGACACCGTGGTCGGTCTGACCGCGCCGAGCGTGGTCAAGATCCGCGGTGTCGCCGAGGTCTGCCGGAAGGTGCTGGAGGGCAGCGGTTTCGTCATCGCCCCCAACCGGGTGATGTCCAATGCGCACGTCGTCGCGGGGGCTGATCAGGTCACCATCGACGCCGACGGCCAGGAGTATCCGGCCACCGTGGTGTCCTACGACCCGGACATCGACATCTCCATCCTCGATGTGCCAGATCTTCCGTTGCGGCCGTTGCAGTTCGTCGATCACGAGGCGCCGCCGGGCACCGACGCGGTGGCGATGGGCTATCCGGGCGGCGGTGACTTCGTGGCCACCCCGGTGCGGGTGCGCGAGACCATCACCCTCAAGGGCCCGGACATCTACCAGAGCAAGACCGTCACCCGCAGCGTCTACACGGTGCGCGGCAGCATCAAACAGGGCAACTCCGGCGGACCGATGATCGACCGCAGCGGCAAGGTGCTCGGGGTGGTGTTCGGCGCGGCCGTCGATGACGACGACACCGGCTTCGTGCTCACCGCCAAGCAGGTCGAGCATCAGATCGCCCGGGTCGGCAACACCGAACCGGTTCCGACCGGGCAGTGCGTGGGCGCGCCGGCCCCTTAA
- a CDS encoding NUDIX hydrolase has protein sequence MRWERERSRLAPDAAPPWLKQLVDNVDHIRRAYRRRLPAEVVSAILEADAEADRAAGRDTSGPAGKPKRDAAVLVLFSGPPDAPAGELPDDADLLLTVRASTLRHHAGQAAFPGGAADDTDPDPVYTALREAAEETGIDTARLQPLATMEKMFIPPSGFHVVPVLAYSPDPGPVGVVDPAEAALVSRIPVRAFVNPENRIMVHRDARTHRLAWPAFVLNEMLVWGFTGQVISAMLDVAGWARPWNTDDVRELDEAMALAGSPDRSPGRYGDAHDD, from the coding sequence GTGAGGTGGGAGCGGGAACGGAGCCGGCTGGCTCCCGATGCTGCGCCGCCCTGGCTCAAGCAGCTGGTCGACAACGTCGACCACATCCGGCGGGCGTACCGGCGCCGGCTGCCCGCGGAGGTGGTGTCGGCGATCCTGGAGGCCGACGCCGAAGCCGACCGGGCCGCGGGCCGGGACACGTCCGGCCCCGCCGGGAAGCCCAAGCGGGACGCCGCGGTGCTGGTGTTGTTCTCCGGCCCGCCGGACGCGCCGGCCGGTGAACTGCCCGACGACGCCGACCTGCTGCTGACGGTGCGCGCGTCGACGCTGCGGCATCACGCCGGGCAGGCCGCGTTCCCGGGCGGCGCCGCCGACGACACCGACCCGGACCCGGTGTACACCGCGCTTCGGGAGGCCGCCGAGGAGACCGGAATCGACACCGCCCGGCTGCAGCCGCTGGCGACGATGGAGAAGATGTTCATCCCACCGTCGGGGTTCCACGTGGTGCCGGTGCTGGCCTACTCACCGGATCCCGGCCCGGTCGGCGTCGTCGATCCGGCCGAGGCGGCACTGGTGTCGCGGATTCCGGTGCGCGCCTTCGTCAACCCGGAAAACCGCATCATGGTGCACCGCGACGCCCGGACCCACCGCCTCGCCTGGCCCGCGTTCGTGCTCAACGAGATGCTGGTGTGGGGTTTCACCGGACAGGTGATCTCCGCGATGCTCGACGTGGCCGGCTGGGCCCGACCCTGGAACACCGACGACGTTCGCGAACTCGACGAGGCCATGGCCCTTGCCGGAAGCCCGGATCGGTCGCCCGGCAGATACGGTGATGCCCACGATGACTGA
- a CDS encoding TlpA family protein disulfide reductase, producing MSATTRWSLAALIVALAVGVGLWRQLDSPAPPAQRGGPPVVAEQPAGDRAAPAEVRAAADLAPCPEGDGGAGPEPLRGIEVRCAADGAPIDVAPALAGRPVVLNLWAYWCGPCRDELPAMAEYQHRAGPEVTVLTVHQDPNEAAGLALLTELGVRLPTLQDGERRIAAALRVPNVMPATVVLRADGTVGEVLPRAFTTADEIAAAVERELGESR from the coding sequence ATGAGTGCGACGACCCGCTGGAGCCTGGCTGCGCTGATCGTGGCGCTGGCCGTGGGTGTGGGACTGTGGCGGCAACTCGACAGCCCGGCCCCACCCGCGCAGCGCGGCGGTCCGCCGGTGGTCGCCGAACAACCGGCCGGGGACCGAGCGGCGCCGGCCGAGGTGCGGGCCGCCGCGGATCTGGCGCCGTGTCCGGAGGGCGACGGCGGAGCGGGCCCGGAGCCGCTGCGCGGCATCGAGGTGCGGTGCGCCGCCGACGGCGCCCCGATCGACGTGGCGCCCGCGCTGGCCGGCCGGCCGGTGGTACTCAACCTGTGGGCCTACTGGTGCGGACCGTGCCGCGACGAACTGCCCGCCATGGCCGAATACCAGCACCGGGCCGGCCCCGAGGTGACCGTGCTGACCGTGCACCAGGATCCCAACGAGGCGGCCGGGCTGGCCCTGCTGACCGAACTCGGGGTGCGGTTGCCGACGCTGCAGGACGGTGAGCGCAGAATCGCCGCGGCGCTGCGGGTGCCGAATGTGATGCCTGCCACGGTGGTGTTGCGGGCGGACGGTACCGTGGGCGAGGTTCTGCCGCGCGCGTTCACCACCGCCGATGAGATCGCCGCGGCGGTCGAGCGGGAGTTAGGAGAGTCGCGGTGA
- the nth gene encoding endonuclease III, with protein sequence MGLVRRARRMNRKLAQAFPHVYCELDFTNPLELTVATILSAQSTDKRVNLTTPALFRKYRTALDYAQADRAELEELIRPTGFFRTKANSLIRLGQELVERFDGEVPDNLEDLVTLPGVGRKTANVILGNAFDVPGITVDTHFGRLVRRWRWTDERDPVKVEHAVGKLIERREWTLLSHRVIFHGRRVCHARKPACGVCVLADDCPSYGIGETDKLAAAELVRGPERDHLLALAGL encoded by the coding sequence CTGGGCCTGGTGCGGCGGGCCCGGCGGATGAACCGGAAGCTGGCGCAGGCCTTCCCCCACGTGTACTGCGAACTCGACTTCACCAACCCGCTCGAGCTCACCGTGGCGACGATCCTGTCCGCGCAGAGCACCGACAAACGGGTGAACCTGACCACCCCGGCGCTGTTCCGCAAGTACCGGACCGCGCTGGACTACGCGCAGGCCGACCGTGCCGAACTCGAGGAGCTGATCCGGCCGACCGGCTTCTTCCGCACCAAGGCGAACTCGCTGATCCGGCTCGGTCAGGAGCTGGTCGAGCGCTTCGACGGCGAGGTGCCCGACAACCTCGAGGACCTGGTGACGCTGCCCGGGGTCGGCCGAAAGACCGCCAACGTCATCCTCGGCAACGCGTTCGACGTCCCCGGCATCACGGTGGACACCCATTTCGGCCGGTTGGTGCGGCGGTGGCGGTGGACCGACGAGCGGGATCCGGTCAAGGTCGAACACGCCGTCGGCAAGCTCATCGAACGCCGGGAGTGGACCCTGCTGAGCCACCGGGTGATCTTCCACGGCCGCCGGGTGTGCCATGCCCGCAAACCGGCGTGCGGAGTGTGCGTGCTGGCCGACGACTGCCCGTCCTACGGGATCGGGGAGACCGACAAGCTCGCCGCGGCCGAACTGGTCAGGGGACCGGAACGAGACCACCTGCTGGCGCTGGCCGGCCTGTAG
- the crp gene encoding cAMP-activated global transcriptional regulator CRP, whose translation MDEILARAGIFQGVEPSAVAALTKQLQPVDFPRGHTVFAEGEPGDRLYIIISGKVKIGRRSPDGRENLLTIMGPSDMFGELSIFDPGPRTSSATTITEVRAVSMDRDALRGWIKDRPEIAEQLLRVLARRLRRTNNALADLIFTDVPGRVAKQLLQLAQRFGTQEGGMLRVTHDLTQEEIAQLVGASRETVNKALADFAQRGWIRLEGKSVLISDSERLARRAR comes from the coding sequence GTGGACGAGATCCTGGCGAGGGCCGGAATCTTCCAGGGGGTTGAACCCAGCGCGGTAGCCGCGCTGACCAAGCAACTGCAGCCCGTGGACTTTCCACGTGGTCACACCGTGTTCGCCGAGGGGGAGCCAGGCGACCGGTTGTACATCATCATCTCCGGCAAGGTGAAGATCGGCCGGCGGTCACCGGACGGACGGGAGAACCTGCTCACGATCATGGGCCCGTCCGACATGTTCGGTGAGCTGTCGATCTTCGACCCGGGCCCGCGGACGTCGAGCGCCACCACGATCACCGAGGTCCGCGCGGTGTCGATGGACCGCGACGCGCTCCGGGGGTGGATCAAGGACCGTCCGGAGATCGCCGAGCAGCTGTTGCGCGTGCTGGCCCGCCGGCTGCGCCGCACCAACAACGCGCTGGCCGACCTGATCTTCACCGACGTGCCGGGCCGGGTGGCCAAGCAGCTGCTGCAGCTCGCGCAGCGGTTCGGCACCCAGGAGGGCGGCATGCTGCGGGTCACCCACGACCTGACGCAGGAGGAGATCGCCCAGCTGGTCGGCGCGTCGCGGGAGACCGTGAACAAGGCGCTGGCGGACTTCGCCCAACGGGGCTGGATCCGGCTCGAGGGTAAGAGCGTACTGATCTCCGACTCGGAGCGGCTGGCCCGCCGAGCCCGCTGA
- a CDS encoding MBL fold metallo-hydrolase produces MSDLEHPAYGLLRPVTETASVLLADNPGLMTLDGTNTWVLRGPGSDEMVVVDPGPDDADHIARLAELGPIPLVLISHKHEDHTGGIDKIVDATGAVVRSVGSGFLRGLGGPLTDGEVIEAAGLRITVLATPGHTVDSLSFVLDDAVLTADTVLGRGTTVIDDEDGSLAAYLESLRRLRGLGRRVVLPGHGPELPDLAAVSDMYLAHREERLEQVRAALRELGEDATARQVVEHVYTDVDEKLWDAAESSVRAQLDYLRFRRGHDR; encoded by the coding sequence GTGAGCGATCTGGAGCATCCGGCCTACGGGCTGCTGCGCCCGGTGACCGAGACCGCCTCGGTGCTGCTCGCCGACAACCCGGGCCTGATGACGCTGGACGGCACCAACACCTGGGTGCTGCGCGGACCGGGCAGCGACGAGATGGTGGTCGTCGACCCGGGGCCCGACGACGCCGACCACATCGCCCGGCTGGCCGAGCTGGGGCCGATCCCGCTGGTGTTGATCAGCCACAAACACGAGGACCACACCGGGGGCATCGACAAGATCGTCGACGCCACCGGCGCGGTGGTGCGGTCGGTCGGCAGCGGATTCCTGCGCGGGCTGGGTGGTCCGCTCACCGACGGTGAGGTCATCGAAGCCGCCGGCCTGCGGATCACGGTGCTGGCCACACCCGGCCACACCGTCGACTCGCTGTCGTTCGTGCTCGACGACGCGGTGCTGACCGCCGACACGGTGCTCGGGCGGGGCACCACCGTGATCGATGACGAGGACGGCAGCCTCGCGGCGTATCTGGAGTCGCTGCGGCGGCTGCGGGGGCTGGGCCGGCGGGTGGTGTTGCCCGGCCACGGGCCCGAACTACCGGATCTGGCCGCGGTCAGCGACATGTATCTGGCGCACCGCGAGGAACGTCTCGAACAGGTCCGCGCGGCGCTGCGGGAACTCGGCGAGGACGCCACCGCGCGTCAGGTGGTGGAACACGTCTACACCGATGTCGACGAGAAACTGTGGGACGCCGCCGAGTCGTCGGTGCGCGCCCAGCTCGATTACTTGCGATTTCGGCGTGGTCACGACCGCTGA
- a CDS encoding RidA family protein translates to MSTWSNRLTELGISLPAVAAPVAAYVPAVRTGNLVYTSGQLPMVDGNLAATGKVGGEVTPEQAKALARVCALNALAAVHDLAGIDAVTRIVKVVGFVASAPGFTGQPGVVNGASELFGEIFGDAGAHARSAVGVSELPLDAPVEVELIAEIR, encoded by the coding sequence GTGAGCACCTGGTCGAACCGACTCACCGAACTGGGCATCAGCCTGCCCGCCGTGGCCGCGCCGGTGGCGGCGTATGTACCGGCGGTGCGCACCGGCAACCTCGTCTACACCTCGGGTCAGCTGCCGATGGTCGACGGCAACCTGGCGGCCACCGGCAAGGTGGGCGGCGAGGTGACCCCGGAGCAGGCGAAGGCGCTGGCCCGGGTGTGTGCGCTCAACGCGCTGGCGGCGGTGCACGACCTGGCCGGGATCGACGCCGTCACCCGGATCGTGAAGGTGGTCGGCTTCGTGGCGTCCGCGCCGGGCTTCACCGGTCAGCCGGGGGTGGTCAACGGGGCGTCGGAACTGTTCGGGGAGATCTTCGGGGACGCCGGCGCGCACGCGCGCTCGGCGGTCGGGGTGTCGGAGCTGCCGCTGGACGCCCCGGTGGAAGTCGAGCTGATTGCCGAGATCAGGTGA
- a CDS encoding DUF4177 domain-containing protein: MTEPTRWEYATVPLLTHATKQILDQWGEDGWELVSVLPGPTGEQHVAYLKRPK, translated from the coding sequence ATGACCGAACCAACCCGGTGGGAGTACGCCACAGTGCCGTTGCTCACCCATGCGACCAAGCAGATCCTCGACCAGTGGGGTGAAGACGGGTGGGAACTGGTGTCGGTGCTGCCCGGACCCACCGGCGAACAGCACGTGGCCTACCTGAAGCGTCCGAAGTGA